The genomic stretch AATGAAACTCCTTTTGATCGAAGATGAGCAACGTTTAGCCGATGCTTTGTCTTATATACTGAAGAAAAATGGCTACGCCGTCGATATTGCCGCCGACGGTGAAAATGGACTGGCCCTCGCTGAAACCATGGTCTATGACCTGATCATCCTCGACCGTATGCTCCCTCGTCGTGATGGTATATCGATTTTAAAGGAAATTCGCCGCCAGGGTATTGATACCCCGATCATTTTTCTAACAGCTAAAGACGCTCCCAACGACCGGGTTGAAGGGCTGGATTCAGGTGCCGACGATTATCTCGTCAAGCCCTTCTCAACAGAAGAATTGCTGGCCAGACTGCGGGCCTTAACCAGGAGAAAGTACAAACAATTAACGGATAACAGAATAAGGGCTGCTGGATTGGTTTTAGACCCGCTGAGATGTGAAGTAACAAAGGATAATAAAGTTGTCAAATTGACCGTAAAGGAATCCAGACTGCTTGAACTTTTAATGAGCAACTGCGACCAGGTTATCACTAAGGAACGTATCCTGGAAAAAGTCTGGGGGTATAATGCGGATATTGAAACGGCCAACGTTGACCTCTACATCCATTACTTGCGCAAAAAACTAAACACATCCCAGATAGTGACTGTTCGGGGTGTAGGCTACTATTTGAAAGGAGATTAAGATGTTCCGCAAATTGAAATGGCAGCTCACTTTGAGTAATCTGGGTATAATCTTCCTGACTTTTTTGGTGTTGATATTAGGTACATTTTACTTGATGCATACTCAAATAACAAGACGTTCTGAATTTATCCTCCAAAAAATAACCGCAGACCTGATCACCAATAAAATTAACGATATTCCAATAAAAAATGATCATGTACCATCCGTCTTTTTTGTCATCGCTGATAAACAAGGGAATATCGCCAGGTTATCCTCATCCGCAACCATGGAATACGATCATTTGTCCCCTCTTGTGCAAGAGACTTTAAAAACATCTTCCCCCAAGGGAAACATCGTCATAGAGCAAGGCGAATATGCCTATCTAAAAACACCAGT from Bacillota bacterium encodes the following:
- a CDS encoding response regulator transcription factor; translation: MKLLLIEDEQRLADALSYILKKNGYAVDIAADGENGLALAETMVYDLIILDRMLPRRDGISILKEIRRQGIDTPIIFLTAKDAPNDRVEGLDSGADDYLVKPFSTEELLARLRALTRRKYKQLTDNRIRAAGLVLDPLRCEVTKDNKVVKLTVKESRLLELLMSNCDQVITKERILEKVWGYNADIETANVDLYIHYLRKKLNTSQIVTVRGVGYYLKGD